From Anopheles maculipalpis chromosome X, idAnoMacuDA_375_x, whole genome shotgun sequence:
TTCTGAAGAGTGGGCAAACACATATACTGCTGCTTGGTCGCAATTCGATTGATCGTGTGCgttagtgtgtgcgtgtgtgcttgtgtagtAGATTCGCCACAAACGAAATGGCCTCGAGCGGAGGCAGTTGGAGTATACTATGCACACTCGGAATATTCATGTTAGTGATTGGGTGCTGTGTCAGCGAACATCAACCAGCCAATGCAAACCTCTGTCAACCACGCTGCTGGAGCAGTGAACGGGACGAACGTCCACGTTGGCCAGCAAGCGCTAGCATCAATCAGTACTGGGAATGTCTGGTCGACGGCGGTGAGTGGTATGCACAGCTTCGCACCTGTCCCCTCGACGGGATGTGGTTTGATGCGGATAGTCAGCAATGTGCATCCACCAGCAGTAACGAACCATTAAGCGAAGGTGTTGTGTCGTGTGGAAGTCGCTACCACACCGGTGGGCAACAGTTCGCCGATGGTAATGAGTTGTGCCCGGAACCAAGCTGTGCCACGCAGATATTCATCGAAACACTGTGGGGCTATCCGGATCCGGCATATTTCCTACAGTGTCGTCCAGTGCCCGACGGTACCTGGCGACTTCAGCTGATGCCATGTGCACCGGGTACTTGGTTCCATTTTGTGCATCAAGTGTGTGTTATCCCGGAGCTTTGGGAAGCGTGCGACGGTACCGAGGGTAGTGGGCCAACAACGACACCGGTGATAACAACGCCAGAGGTGACCACTCCTGAACTAACGACTCCGGAGATAACGACACCCGAAGTCACCACACCAGAATTGACCACTCCAGAGATAACGACACCCGAAGTCACCACACCAGAATTGACCACTCCAGAGATAACGACACCTGAAATCACCACACCAGAGGTAACGACCCCGGAAATTACAACACCGGAAATCACCACACCGGAGATTACAACGCCGGAAATCACCACACCGGAGATTACAACGCCGGAAATCACCACACCGGAGCTAACGACAGTCGAGGTGACTACCGAGGAGGTAACGACGGTTCCAACGCCGGATATAGGAACGGATGACGATGTAGTTGTTCCGCTGGATCCTTGCAGTGGGCCACGATGTACGACGTACGAGGAAATCAACACACTCTGGGTTCATCCAGTGCCTAGCATGTTCTACCAGTGTCGACCATTCATGTCTGGTTGGTCACCGCAGGAGATGCCATGCGCTCCGGGTACGCTGTTCAGCTTCTTCCATCAGGTTTGCGTACACCCGCAGGATTGGATTGATCCTTGCGGTTTAACCACCCCCGGTACCCCTGCAACACCCACACCTACGCCAACGGCGGAGCCACCAATAACGACCACGGTTGTGCCTCCGGTAACACCCACAGCAGAGCCACCGATAACGACCACGGTAGCACCTCCTGTAACGACCACGCTCGATCCCGGACAGCCGCCATCCTTTATCGATTGTCTCGTACCGAACTGTGTGCTGTTGCAAGATGAGGTGATCCGTCTACCGTCGTATGATGGGCCGCAATATTTCTACCGGTGTATCTTCCTGCTGCAAACGGTATGGGTCCCGTTCCAGGACGTCTGTCCGGCTGGGCAGTACTTCCACTTCGTGGTACAAGGCTGCGTAGATCCGTCCGAATGGATCGATGTGTGCCCATCGGACCCGATCTCGACCACACAGCTTACGACGGTGTCGCCAACACCGACGGAGGAACCACCGTCAACACCCCTACCGGTCGTGTGTGGTTCGCCTCGCTGTACCACACCGTCCGAACGTAGCATCCTGTGGCCTAGCACGGTTGCAGACATGTACTATCGTTGCGAATGGATCGAGCGACTCTTCCAGTACGTCCCAGTACCGGTACGGTGCTCGGGTTTCTACTTCTTCGACTTCTTGGAGCAGCAGTGTGTTAATCCTCTAGACTGGGTGGACATATGCCCAATGTTCCCGACCCTACCACCACCAATCTGTCCAGACTGTTGCCCGACCTGTCCACCGGCTTCGGATGCACCAGACGATGACAACATACCGCTGCCAATTATTTGTGGCTCACC
This genomic window contains:
- the LOC126567710 gene encoding mucin-2-like, which translates into the protein MASSGGSWSILCTLGIFMLVIGCCVSEHQPANANLCQPRCWSSERDERPRWPASASINQYWECLVDGGEWYAQLRTCPLDGMWFDADSQQCASTSSNEPLSEGVVSCGSRYHTGGQQFADGNELCPEPSCATQIFIETLWGYPDPAYFLQCRPVPDGTWRLQLMPCAPGTWFHFVHQVCVIPELWEACDGTEGSGPTTTPVITTPEVTTPELTTPEITTPEVTTPELTTPEITTPEVTTPELTTPEITTPEITTPEVTTPEITTPEITTPEITTPEITTPEITTPEITTPELTTVEVTTEEVTTVPTPDIGTDDDVVVPLDPCSGPRCTTYEEINTLWVHPVPSMFYQCRPFMSGWSPQEMPCAPGTLFSFFHQVCVHPQDWIDPCGLTTPGTPATPTPTPTAEPPITTTVVPPVTPTAEPPITTTVAPPVTTTLDPGQPPSFIDCLVPNCVLLQDEVIRLPSYDGPQYFYRCIFLLQTVWVPFQDVCPAGQYFHFVVQGCVDPSEWIDVCPSDPISTTQLTTVSPTPTEEPPSTPLPVVCGSPRCTTPSERSILWPSTVADMYYRCEWIERLFQYVPVPVRCSGFYFFDFLEQQCVNPLDWVDICPMFPTLPPPICPDCCPTCPPASDAPDDDNIPLPIICGSPRCVTDQERNFLWPAQTPNEYYRCVDNGEGWIQATLVQCPAGLLFQTFEQQCVPASEHDNTVCPVYPPPPSATPTDQPDPDTCLEEFDAVPIYPIFCDAARCDTDAERAALWPLNDPARYFSCEFQAASGRYEPVLNECPPGQSFDFFAQCCGLAPPINVCPIYPPMNTPPSPDQPVCLTDAFDPSELIPIECDVPRCVTELARSTLWPSSTPYQYYQCIEQLPGLYEPIMQTCEFPTSFNFFLQCCTEELQPVDVCGVLMEALPDPTTLPLPIVCDQPRCGTEQERSFIWPAADRKLLYLCEPDAPVAGSTAITFSARMYTCADGKAFHAWRQDCVPESECRLNVCPFYNGTGTTGVRTTTAAATTPGMVGPILTPPNFG